One region of Rhizoctonia solani chromosome 9, complete sequence genomic DNA includes:
- a CDS encoding Retrotransposable element Tf2 protein yields the protein MSKPLEVLLDSGATLSFLHPHTTKALRLPLIDVPSPHTVTMLNGSSPQAGKIWKKALLTFTYNGKKMMETFLICNTGSHTAILELIGTNVPSPSLTCPQNMWLLPRKKPIKTHLKVPPEYHQYAKVFGEEEFNKLPPHWHYNIGIELIEEGPLNLPLYSMTDAKSTTLKDWLRDKLKAGKIHPASLPSVHPSCLSPKRMAPVNWLYYCCLNNWTKKVPRSLLS from the exons ATGAGCAaaccactagaagtcctgttAGATTCAGGTGCCACATTGTCATTCTTACACCCACATACCACCAAGGCACTACGCCTACCACTCATAGATGTACCCTCACCCCATACTGTTAccatgctcaatgggtcaagcccccaggctggcaagatttggaagaaggcattACTAACCTTCACCTACAATGGCAAAAAGATGATGGAaaccttcctcatctgtaaCACTGGCAGTCACACAGCCATCCTAG aattgattggaaccaaTGTACCATCACCTTCCCTCACATGCCCCCAGAACATGTGGCTattgccaaggaagaagccAATCAAAACCCACTTGAAGGTACCTCCagaataccatcaatacgccaaggtatttggagaggaagaattcaataagcttccacCTCACtggcattacaacattggaaTAGAACTGATAGAGGAAGGGCCCCTCAACTTGCCCCTAtacagtatgacagatgCCAAGTCCactacactcaaggactggctcagggacaaattgaaggctggaaaaatccACCCAGCAAGTCTTCCATCAGTTCACCCAtcatgtttgtccccaaaaaggatggctcctgTCAATTGGTTGTACTACTGCTGTCTCAATAACTGGACCAAGaaagtgccaaggtctttactaaGCTAG
- a CDS encoding Retrotransposon-derived protein PEG10, whose product MELNWNNTALHSQLCVGFIGKSKTDCHMGEATCTLRELPMLPSSLTMPSARREPATRNRATKTSPLSSNPNYVLEEEHNCCHAEGLCVKCSKPGHMFAKCRTGWKATPKEDKGKAKETAKTGKDSKYQLGKE is encoded by the exons ATGGAGCTCAATTGGAACAACACTGCCCTCCACAGCCAATTGTGTGTGGGCTTCATTGGGAAGTCAAAAACAGATTGCCACATGGGAGAGGCAACCTGCACCCTGAGGGAGCTGCCGATGCTgccctcatcattgacaatgcCCTCTGCAAGGAgagagccagccacccgcaacagg gccacaaaaACCAGTCCCCTCTCTTCCAACCCCAACTATGTTTTGGAAGAAGAACACAATTGCTGCCATGCAGAAGGTCTCTGTGTAAAATGCAGCAAACCAGGGCACATGTTTGCCAAATGCAGgactggctggaaggccacccctaaggaggataaggggaaggccaaggaaactgccaaaactggcaaagactccaagtaccaattgggaaaagagtag
- a CDS encoding Retrotransposable element Tf2 protein — MQNCVIHNTLLKLQNAALIIDNALCKECASHPPRDNKPSKPSNPARGTSTGQSITGSRKLSNNPNYMLEEEQNHRHTAGTCIKCSRMGHKFAECQAGWKGTPIDNGVKKEAAKLAKSLDPSWEKTKEHVAIAEEEEANKKLLEGVPSKYHQYTKVFGEEEFNKLPPHQHYNIGIELTEEGPLNLPLYSMTDAESATLKDWLRDKLKAGKIHPSKSSISSLVIQTKKNVYPLPHPNNLMAQLCGAKVFTKLDLRWGYNNVWVKEGDKWKTAFQTKYGLYKSLVMTFGLTNAPAAFQDFMNKLFKDLLDCIIIYLDDILIYSKDDASHTQHVHEVLQQLMENQLFCKASKCTFHVTLVEYLGIIVLDKGFSLDKLKIQAVQEWPAPTKVREVQSFLGFANFLHWFVANFSHMARLLHNLVKKDVTWKWHTKGQEAFQRIKDTITNALVLAHANPAKPYFLETDASGVALGSILSQCQEDSCLHPLGFLSESFKGAEQNYNMHDKELLAIICSFEYWHIFLEGTMHLL, encoded by the exons atgcaaaactgtgtgatacataacaccctcctcaagctgcaaaacgcagcactcATTATTGACAATGCTCTCTGCAAAGAGTgtgctagccacccaccaagggacaataagcctagcaaaccatccaaccctgcaagggggacaagtactggTCAGTCAATCACTGGTTCAAggaaactctccaacaaccccaactatatgttggaggaagaacaaaaccACCGCCACACTGCTGGCacctgcatcaaatgcagcaGAATGGGCCACAAATTTGCAGAATGCCAAGCGGGCTGGAAGGGTACCCCCATTGACAATGGGGTAAAAAAGGAAGCTGCAAAactggcaaagagtctggacccatcctgggaaaagactaagg AGCATGTGGCTATtgctgaagaagaggaagccaaCAAAAAACtgcttgaaggagtaccctccaaataccatcaatacaccaaggtatttggagaagaagaattcaacaagcttcccccacaccaGCACTACAATATTGGGATAGAACTTACAGAAGAAGGACCACTCAACTTGCCCCTGtacagtatgacagatgctgaatccgccacactcaaggattggctcagggacaaattgAAAGCTGGGAAAATCCACCCCAGCAAGTCCTCCATTAGCTCcctggtcat CCAAACAAAGAAAAATGTATATCCATTGCCCCATCCCAACAACCTTATGGCCCAACTCTGTGGTGCCAAAGTATTTACCAAACTGGACttgagatggggttacaacaatgtttgggttaaagaaggtgacaaatggaaaactgccttccaaaccaagtatggcctatacaaatccctggttatgacctttggcttgacAAATGCCCCAGCTGCATTTCAAGATTTTATGAACAAATTGTTTAAGGACTTATTGGAT tgcatcatcatttaccttgatgacatccttatatactcaaaggatgacgcatcccatacgcaacatgttcatgaagtcctGCAGCAACTTATGGAGAACCAActattctgcaaggcctCAAAATGTACCTTCCATGTCACATTGGTGGAATACTTGGGAATAATTGTGTTGGACAAgggtttcagcctggataaacTAAAGATCCAGGctgtccaagaatggcctgCACCAACCAAGGTCAGGGAGGTCCAATCCTTtctagggtttgccaactttcTGCATtggtttgttgccaatttcagccacatggccaggctGCTACataacctagtcaagaaagacGTCACATGGAAATGGCATACAAAGGGGCAAGAGGCATTCCAAAGGATTAAGGACACCATTACCAATGCACTGGTCCTAGCCCATGCCAATCCTGCTAAAccttacttcctggaaacggATGCATCTGGAGTGGCTCTAGGCTCCATACTGAGCCAATGCCAGGAAGACAGTTGCCTACACCCTCTAGgattcctgtcagaatcattcaaaggcgCAGAACAGAATTACAACAtgcatgacaaggaactccttgcCATTATCTGCTCTTTTGAATACTGGCACATATTTTTGGAAGGCACTATGCATCttttgtag